A stretch of Ischnura elegans chromosome 4, ioIscEleg1.1, whole genome shotgun sequence DNA encodes these proteins:
- the LOC124157566 gene encoding titin isoform X5 — protein MSFDIDFCFEPSAMKQIPTSQVFAPKREPCFECGLPIFIAERLRIPYSSRTQNEGGGEEDSGGGKPDSPSKQSFILMHRTCFRCARCRQQLSPAGGYYETESGAFCCEVCPDEEPPSPVSEQSRKIHGDPEGMLAVGTDDEASDAGDEADGAAGSIMDSYSEDFESALEATQTEGACTAVADVKGPQSSAHDSQDQVSGDPAINDAHPCLAEPSNSSSFLPPKSHQKLSPPVKTRRKLLLDDGNKSDVKHEATSQINEVQEGESQLHRTDESQLAQRLHPVDDVSRQEDANSEEVVLRKKETGKSGEEVPNARAFSVFDRVRMFEKEVQAKQSLPKDSKCVSVSGSLAKEGDVNDRLSKDKSVVERMDVKSPSDPVHFPLPVVEGSDVVEDSSIGVDAKKEETKALEERKNESSIENIPFMDENDTPQVREEVVPSQEDVSSSTPSKLEGSEISSKEEAMDDTSNEATVDLLGHGSSVDTSNVKGDKADIPLVGAIENEIPMKECGNGDKSQEIDRTVVEKTDDKSGLDLGKESSEIVMKASISSNVSGDENGAKEILRDASSDADVNKEREVRVPEHPQVVGNEVSSTLTPVTGDAKVVQESPENKSTVDKGTKVKKTEVLAPSNCSIRIDYPDDLNPFGDDEEVNDSRKAEVVLRKPVSSSLNPFGSSDEEDDGDEKSPMLRASPVPASRRSNPSLDTVRKDKDSSSADRLNPFWSAGEDDEKEDFNDRSRRKSLGYTSQPRMPVPKPRTVWNSVTSTPEPSPLPRRGVSPSPSADSTLVRKRRKKPAPPPPVPKNAHTLPPARVTTPPPPSSLDTSTVSSPSPSVSTATSPSGTPRRPRKSRPAPPRPVPPLPSDSTPAAPEPVVIPRDSIPAEPVLPPQSTAQVESPTKDEAPATEEVSLSKLSETKVPEEVSLKTRLPPESEKLQKDVENRNRRSRTSGGEEEEEVAKDEEAQPLVVSDRPPDKSTFGQWKRKKGPAPPRPLPQKRKVNPHVPMSEIRRELGDIEVQQMELERQGVALERAIRSRFQQEESPNDAMIPAEVEAQVLQLFELVNEKNELFRRQAELMYMRRQLRLEEEHADLEFQIRCLMERPASLKTDADKEREEMLIQRLVEVVQARDEVVQCLESDRLREAQEDVTVRARLAGAFPDIPESILNSTQELWNVSEMAINNSQQSLMEIKDSSMTNGKAAERGEDEEEEVTSIGEKGKKSKKERKVWERMKKKVVGKKGSGGVLHLGKGKKKKDADKDVDEAEEEGKQKEGGGAL, from the exons ATGTCGTTTGATATAGACTTTTGTTTTGAGCCAAGTGCTATGAAACAAATTCCAACCTCCCAA GTGTTTGCACCAAAGAGGGAGCCATGTTTTGAATGTGGCTTGCCTATCTTCATTGCTGAAAGACTCCGCATCCCATACTCATCAAGGACTCAAaatgaaggaggaggagaagaagacaGCGGAGGGGGGAAACCAGATTCCCCCAGTAAACAGTCTTTTATCCTCATGCACCGCACATGCTTCCGCTGTGCTCGTTGTCGTCAGCAGCTTAGCCCAGCTGGTGGTTACTACGAAACTGAATCGGGAGCTTTCTGCTGCGAGGTGTGCCCCGATGAAGAGCCACCGTCTCCAGTCTCAGAGCAAAGCAGGAAGATTCATGGCGATCCTGAAGGGATGCTGGCTGTCGGTACTGATGATGAGGCTTCAGATGCTGGGGATGAGGCTGATGGTGCTGCAGGGTCCATCATGGACAGCTACAGCGAAGACTTTGAGTCTGCATTGGAGGCCACACAGACCGAAGGTGCATGTACCGCGGTAGCCGATGTAAAAGGTCCACAAAGTTCAGCTCATGACTCTCAAGATCAAGTTTCTGGTGATCCTGCGATAAATGATGCCCATCCATGTCTTGCCGAACCCAGCAACAGCAGCTCATTCCTGCCTCCGAAGTCTCATCAGAAGCTCAGTCCCCCAGTCAAGACCAGGAGGAAACTATTATTAGATGATGGAAACAAGTCAGATGTCAAGCATGAGGCCACTAGCCAAATAAACGAAGTGCAGGAAGGAGAATCTCAACTCCACCGAACTGACGAATCTCAGCTAGCTCAAAGGTTGCATCCGGTGGATGACGTCTCAAGACAAGAAGACGCCAATTCAGAGGAAGTGGTACTTAGAAAAAAAGAGACTGGAAAGAGTGGCGAGGAAGTTCCTAATGCACGGGCTTTTTCTGTGTTTGATCGCGTTCGTATGTTTGAGAAGGAAGTTCAGGCCAAGCAGTCCTTGCCTAAAGACAGCAAGTGTGTGTCAGTGAGTGGTTCCTTAGCAAAGGAGGGAGATGTGAATGATAGACTGAGTAAGgataagtctgttgtagaaagGATGGATGTGAAATCACCCAGTGATCCTGTTCATTTTCCTTTACCGGTTGTTGAAGGTAGTGATGTAGTAGAAGATTCTAGTATTGGTGTTGACGCGAAGAAGGAAGAAACTAAGGCTTTGGaagaaagaaagaatgaaagctcaatagaaaatattccctttatggATGAAAATGATACCCCTCAAGTTAGGGAAGAGGTTGTTCCTTCCCAAGAAGATGTATCTTCATCTACCCCAAGTAAACTTGAGGGATCTGAAATTTCTTCAAAGGAAGAGGCTATGGATGATACTTCCAATGAAGCCACTGTAGATTTGTTAGGGCATGGTAGCTCGGTCGATACTTCCAATGTGAAGGGAGATAAAGCAGATATACCATTAGTTGGtgcaatagaaaatgaaattcctaTGAAAGAATGTGGAAATGGTGATAAATCTCAAGAGATTGATAGGACTGTTGTTGAAAAGACTGATGATAAGAGTGGATTGGACCTTGGGAAGGAGTCAAGTGAGATTGTTATGAAAGCTTCTATTAGCAGTAATGTTAGTGGTGATGAGAATGGCGCGAAAGAAATTCTGAGGGATGCCTCCAGTGATGCAGATGTTAATAAGGAAAGGGAAGTCAGGGTTCCGGAGCACCCTCAAGTTGTTGGGAATGAAGTCAGTTCTACCTTAACCCCTGTGACTGGGGACGCGAAAGTGGTGCAGGAATCTCCTGAAAATAAAAGCACTGTGGATAAAGGCACTAAAGTTAAGAAGACTGAAGTTTTAGCACCTAGTAACTGTTCAATTAGAATAGATTATCCTGATGATCTCAATCCGTTTGGAGATGACGAAGAGGTGAATGACAGTAGAAAGGCTGAAGTAGTTCTGCGGAAGCCTGTTAGCAGTTCTCTCAATCCTTTTGGCTCCAGTGATGAAGAGGATGATGGAGATGAAAAGAGCCCAATGTTAAGAGCATCTCCAGTTCCAGCCTCTAGGAGAAGTAATCCAAGTTTGGATACAGTTAG GAAAGACAAGGATTCTTCATCTGCAGATAGATTAAATCCTTTCTGGAGTGCAGGGGAAGATGATGAGAAGGAAGATTTTAATGATAGATCGAGGAGAAAAAGCCTTGGGTATACCAGTCAGCCACGAATGCCTGTACCTAAGCCCCGAACAGTTTG gaacTCTGTCACATCAACCCCTGAGCCTAGTCCTTTACCCCGTCGTGGGGTTTCTCCTAGTCCCAGTGCTGACTCCACGTTGGTGAGGAAGCGCCGGAAGAAGCCTGCCCCCCCTCCTCCTGTCCCAAAGAATGCACACACCCTTCCTCCAGCTCGTGTCACTACTCCACCCCCTCCATCATCGCTGGATACATCTACTGTCTCCTCACCATCACCTTCTGTTAGCACT GCAACCTCTCCTAGTGGTACGCCAAGACGGCCTAGGAAGTCTAGACCTGCCCCACCACGTCCTGTGCCCCCTCTACCCTCAGATAGCACTCCAGCTGCTCCGGAACCAGTTGTCATTCCTCGAGACAGCATTCCTGCAGAGCCAGTTTTACCACCCCAGAGCACTGCCCAAGTCGAGTCACCAACAAAAGATGAGGCCCCAGCTACAGAAGAAGTCTCATTGTCCAAACTCAGCGAAACCAAAGTGCCAGAAGAAGTCTCTCTGAAGACACGCTTGCCTCCGGAGTCAGAGAAGCTGCAAAAAGATGTTGAAAATCGCAACAGGAGGAGTAGGACCAGTGgtggagaagaggaggaggaagtggcAAAGGATGAGGAAGCTCAACCGCTTGTTGTTAGCGATAGACCCCCAGACAAGAGCACCTTTGGACAGTGGAAGAGGAAGAAAGGACCAGCCCCACCGCGGCCATTGCCCCAAAAGAGAAAG GTTAATCCTCATGTGCCGATGTCGGAAATAAGAAGGGAATTGGGTGACATAGAAGTCCAGCAAATGGAATTGGAGCGCCAAGGAGTCGCCCTGGAGAGGGCGATCAGGTCTCGCTTTCAGCAGGAGGAGTCACCCAATG atgCAATGATACCAGCCGAGGTAGAAGCTCAGGTATTGCAGCTGTTTGAGTTGGTGAATGAAAAGAATGAGCTCTTTCGTCGTCAAGCTGAGCTTATGTACAT gaGACGTCAACTTAGACTTGAAGAAGAGCATGCAGACCTAGAGTTTCAAATTCGCTGCCTCATGGAACGCCCTGCGTCTCTTAAGACTGATGCTgacaaagagagagaggaaatgctTATACAGAG GCTGGTGGAAGTGGTTCAGGCACGAGATGAAGTTGTGCAGTGCTTGGAGAGTGATCGTCTGAGAGAAGCTCAAGAGGATGTAACTGTAAGGGCTCGCCTTGCTGGGGCGTTCCCAG ATATTCCAGAGAGCATTCTTAACAGTACCCAGGAGTTGTGGAATGTGTCTGAAATGGCCATAAATAATTCACAACAGTCTTTGATGGAAATCAAGGACAGTTCCATGACTAATG GCAAGGCAGCAGAGAGGGGTgaggacgaggaggaagaggTGACATCTATAGGGGAGAAGGGCAAGAAGtcaaagaaggagaggaaggtGTGGGAGCGAATGAAGAAGAAGGTGGTGGGCAAGAAGGGGTCGGGGGGCGTCCTGCACTTGGGCAAGGGTAAGAAGAAGAAGGATGCTGACAAAGATGTGGATGAGGCTGAGGAGGAGGGGAAGCAGAAGGAGGGTGGTGGTGCTTTGTGA